The Paenibacillus sp. MBLB1832 genome has a window encoding:
- a CDS encoding Zn-dependent hydrolase — MAKMNEQPQEDLLAQYGERMLHTLEWLAAFGADPKGGVTRLLYTEPWLQAQLALIDSMQSMGLKADFDEIGNVFGKLQGSDSTLKPVLTGSHIDTVKNGGKYDGAYGVIASMMALGYLKAMYGTPKRTLEMVSFCEEEGSRFPLAYWGSGHVSGVLSMVDGAHLADPEGVTLLEAMAQAGFETSLAVPHPAKRTDIGAYLEIHIEQGSVLEVKNKQIGVVTAIVGQIRMTVVVTGTPNHAGTTPMTMRRDALAAVAEMVALTEQMALAEGEPMVATVGRLEVKRGTSNVVPGEVEFTLDIRHTDERKIEAFRAELIGKFKKIAVRRDLHIATVERLNTLPVAMDGGISLEIETACDFYGYTHMRMPSGAGHDAQLFGPICPSAMIFVPSQAGISHSPEEFTKPEALIVGFQTLVHVLYQYGYGGKADENL; from the coding sequence ATGGCGAAGATGAATGAGCAACCGCAGGAGGACCTTCTAGCTCAGTACGGGGAGCGCATGCTGCACACGTTGGAGTGGCTTGCTGCCTTCGGCGCGGACCCGAAGGGCGGTGTTACGCGGCTCCTGTACACAGAACCTTGGCTCCAAGCGCAATTGGCGCTGATCGACAGCATGCAGAGCATGGGGCTGAAGGCGGATTTTGATGAAATTGGCAATGTCTTCGGTAAACTGCAAGGCTCCGATTCCACGTTAAAACCTGTACTAACAGGATCGCATATCGATACGGTTAAAAATGGCGGAAAATACGACGGCGCTTATGGCGTCATCGCCTCGATGATGGCCCTTGGGTACTTAAAGGCCATGTACGGGACGCCGAAACGAACGCTGGAAATGGTCTCCTTTTGCGAGGAAGAAGGCAGTCGGTTCCCGCTTGCGTATTGGGGTTCCGGCCATGTATCAGGCGTGTTGTCGATGGTGGATGGCGCCCATCTTGCCGATCCAGAGGGAGTCACCTTGTTGGAGGCGATGGCGCAGGCTGGTTTTGAGACGTCACTGGCAGTACCTCATCCAGCGAAGCGTACCGATATTGGTGCTTATTTGGAGATTCATATTGAGCAGGGCTCCGTCCTTGAGGTGAAAAATAAACAAATCGGCGTTGTCACAGCCATTGTTGGGCAAATTCGGATGACCGTTGTGGTCACGGGGACACCGAATCACGCAGGGACAACACCGATGACGATGCGCAGGGATGCGCTGGCGGCAGTCGCCGAAATGGTTGCCCTGACGGAGCAAATGGCGCTAGCTGAAGGCGAGCCTATGGTGGCTACGGTTGGGCGTTTAGAGGTGAAGCGCGGAACATCCAATGTCGTGCCTGGCGAAGTGGAGTTTACACTGGATATACGGCATACGGACGAGCGAAAAATCGAGGCTTTTCGTGCGGAATTGATTGGCAAGTTTAAGAAAATAGCAGTGCGAAGAGATCTTCATATAGCAACAGTGGAGCGTTTAAATACATTACCAGTAGCCATGGATGGCGGGATATCGTTAGAAATTGAAACGGCCTGTGACTTCTATGGCTATACGCATATGCGGATGCCGAGCGGGGCTGGGCATGATGCACAGCTGTTCGGACCGATCTGTCCGTCAGCGATGATTTTCGTTCCAAGTCAGGCAGGGATCAGTCACAGTCCTGAAGAGTTTACGAAGCCCGAAGCGTTGATCGTCGGTTTCCAAACGCTCGTTCACGTGTTGTATCAATACGGCTATGGGGGAAAAGCAGATGAAAACCTATAA
- a CDS encoding FAD binding domain-containing protein encodes MSIPMHQLPEQQPTVWQPASVEEALRLKRQWGEDAVIVAGGTWLRTSWENGLTPMPQHLISLGRILALSGLTVGAEGQVHIGPALNIADLMRNGLVKQRCALLVQACAEIAAPSIRNLASVGGNVMTRTGDLIPALLAMDAQVRRTNGTTEQTTLLSEWLTPTNAQGQHDELMTGILVPAKTSAAASERQEKASRKHEFYLKVGRREAFTPSVVTVAGRLTLEPDGTIAHIAIAVGGGSAVPSRLTRAEAGVVGKPLSKSTLKALHQDVMADFQAVADDYAGVSYRKQTAANLIISECYKAWRKGGGGHASQP; translated from the coding sequence ATGTCAATTCCCATGCATCAACTGCCCGAACAGCAACCGACGGTTTGGCAGCCTGCTAGCGTTGAAGAAGCTCTGCGGCTGAAGCGCCAATGGGGCGAGGACGCCGTCATTGTGGCTGGAGGCACATGGCTTCGCACAAGTTGGGAGAACGGTTTAACACCGATGCCCCAACATCTGATCAGTCTTGGACGTATTCTTGCCCTCTCTGGATTGACCGTGGGTGCCGAGGGGCAAGTTCATATAGGGCCCGCGCTAAACATCGCCGATTTGATGCGAAACGGACTCGTCAAACAACGGTGCGCGCTTCTCGTGCAAGCCTGTGCAGAAATCGCAGCGCCATCGATACGAAATTTAGCCTCAGTCGGAGGCAATGTGATGACCCGCACAGGCGACCTGATTCCTGCTCTGCTAGCGATGGACGCACAGGTACGACGGACGAATGGTACGACCGAGCAAACGACGCTGCTCAGCGAATGGCTAACCCCAACCAATGCGCAGGGTCAACATGATGAATTGATGACGGGAATCCTCGTTCCTGCAAAGACGAGCGCGGCGGCCTCGGAGCGGCAAGAGAAAGCATCACGGAAGCATGAGTTCTACCTCAAGGTGGGGCGGAGGGAAGCTTTCACCCCTTCGGTCGTTACCGTGGCAGGCAGACTAACGCTCGAGCCCGACGGAACGATTGCCCATATTGCCATAGCGGTTGGAGGGGGCAGCGCAGTACCGTCGAGGCTAACCCGCGCGGAAGCGGGTGTGGTAGGGAAGCCCCTGAGCAAGTCGACTTTGAAGGCTCTGCATCAGGATGTCATGGCCGATTTTCAAGCGGTGGCTGATGACTATGCAGGCGTCTCTTATCGGAAACAAACAGCGGCCAACCTGATTATTTCGGAATGTTACAAAGCTTGGCGCAAAGGGGGTGGCGGGCATGCTTCTCAACCGTAA
- a CDS encoding (2Fe-2S)-binding protein, which yields MINTSYVLACTINGKGVSIPVPASKRMAAILRDDLQLTGTKVSCGIGRCGACMILLDGKPVNACLLMAYQAAGKAITTIEGISAGAELHPIQQAMLEEGGLQCGYCTAGMVVTLTALWETNPSPTRSEAEEALCGNICRCTGYEGIFRAVAKCGLSIQREG from the coding sequence GTGATTAATACATCGTATGTGCTAGCGTGCACCATTAACGGGAAGGGCGTGTCGATCCCAGTCCCTGCGTCCAAGCGGATGGCAGCGATACTTAGGGACGACTTGCAGCTAACTGGAACCAAAGTTTCTTGCGGGATCGGGCGCTGCGGCGCGTGTATGATTCTGCTCGATGGCAAGCCTGTGAATGCCTGCCTGCTGATGGCCTATCAAGCGGCGGGTAAGGCGATCACGACCATCGAGGGAATCTCGGCAGGCGCAGAGCTGCATCCGATTCAACAAGCGATGCTGGAGGAGGGGGGATTGCAGTGCGGTTATTGCACCGCAGGCATGGTGGTTACGTTAACCGCCCTTTGGGAAACGAATCCTTCCCCGACAAGAAGCGAGGCGGAGGAAGCGTTGTGCGGCAACATATGCCGCTGCACGGGGTATGAGGGGATTTTCAGAGCAGTAGCGAAATGCGGATTGTCCATACAAAGAGAGGGGTAG
- the ggt gene encoding gamma-glutamyltransferase, which translates to MLNIMPRGERAMVATPHYLASAVGSAILQQGGNAYDAAIAISATLGVVYPHMTGLGGDAFFLMYDASSGAYTGFNGSGKSAGGATPDFYKSQGLDLIPQRGVLSAITVPGMVDAWWQVWERHGKLPWAALLEWAIAYAEKGFPISRNLLFWMRKDEALIRASAQLSRMYLRDGELLGEGDRLIQPDLGQSLRLIQQGGRDAFYTGALMQKIVDSVKEDGGLLVEDDFRSYTGEWVEPISTTYRGYELYQMPPNSQGFTALMMMNMLEHIDLGTVPRASANYYHLMVEVIKKAFKDRDHYLTDPHFRHIPLDTLLSKSYAQELWREIQAKPFGVSEHISPAIGQDTAYAAVVDEAGNAVSFIQSLYFDFGAGYVPIDTGVIMQNRGSYFSLDASCANVLEPRKRSFHTLMPAMVSRSGKPYMLYGTQGGEGQPQTQLSILTGVLDYGLSIQEAISLPRWVYGRTWGEEGDALKIEHRLEADVYARLRKWGHQVEIVKPWDGAMGQAQGIVMDKQGFLSGAADPRGDGLAIGW; encoded by the coding sequence ATGCTGAATATTATGCCACGAGGCGAACGAGCGATGGTTGCGACGCCGCATTATTTGGCAAGTGCGGTGGGGAGTGCGATCTTGCAGCAAGGAGGCAATGCTTATGATGCGGCGATTGCGATTAGCGCGACTTTAGGGGTTGTGTATCCGCATATGACGGGGCTCGGGGGAGATGCGTTCTTCCTGATGTATGATGCGTCGTCTGGCGCTTATACGGGGTTTAACGGAAGCGGCAAGTCAGCGGGAGGGGCGACACCTGATTTTTATAAAAGCCAAGGGCTGGATCTTATTCCGCAACGCGGCGTTCTGAGCGCGATCACAGTGCCAGGTATGGTGGATGCCTGGTGGCAAGTATGGGAAAGGCATGGCAAGCTGCCATGGGCGGCATTGCTGGAGTGGGCTATTGCGTATGCGGAGAAGGGTTTTCCCATCTCAAGGAATTTGCTGTTCTGGATGCGCAAGGATGAAGCGTTAATTCGTGCTTCTGCGCAGCTCAGTCGAATGTATCTGAGGGATGGTGAGCTACTGGGAGAGGGAGACCGCCTGATCCAACCAGACTTAGGGCAATCGCTGCGTCTCATTCAGCAGGGGGGCAGAGATGCCTTTTATACAGGCGCACTGATGCAGAAGATTGTAGATAGCGTTAAGGAGGATGGCGGACTGCTGGTGGAGGACGATTTTCGCAGTTACACGGGTGAGTGGGTCGAGCCTATTTCAACAACGTACCGTGGCTATGAGCTGTATCAAATGCCGCCAAACTCGCAAGGCTTCACAGCGCTCATGATGATGAATATGTTAGAGCATATTGATCTTGGAACTGTGCCCAGAGCCTCGGCCAATTACTATCATCTTATGGTTGAAGTGATCAAAAAAGCGTTCAAAGACCGCGATCACTACCTCACAGATCCCCATTTTAGGCATATTCCCCTGGATACCTTGCTTTCCAAATCGTACGCACAGGAGTTGTGGCGTGAGATTCAGGCGAAGCCTTTTGGTGTCAGCGAGCATATCTCTCCAGCGATCGGTCAAGACACCGCTTATGCAGCCGTAGTGGATGAAGCGGGGAATGCGGTTTCTTTTATCCAGAGCCTCTATTTCGATTTTGGAGCGGGTTATGTTCCTATTGATACAGGTGTGATTATGCAAAATCGCGGCTCCTACTTCTCTCTCGATGCTTCGTGTGCGAATGTCTTGGAACCCCGAAAAAGATCGTTCCACACGCTAATGCCCGCCATGGTGAGCAGATCTGGGAAGCCTTATATGCTGTATGGGACTCAGGGTGGTGAGGGTCAGCCGCAGACGCAGCTTTCGATCCTGACAGGTGTGTTGGATTATGGCCTATCCATTCAAGAAGCGATTTCGCTTCCACGTTGGGTGTATGGGCGCACATGGGGAGAAGAGGGGGATGCGCTGAAGATTGAGCATCGATTAGAGGCTGACGTTTACGCGCGATTGAGAAAGTGGGGTCATCAGGTGGAGATCGTAAAACCCTGGGACGGTGCGATGGGGCAAGCGCAGGGGATTGTCATGGATAAGCAGGGTTTCTTGAGCGGTGCAGCTGATCCTCGTGGCGATGGGTTGGCGATTGGCTGGTAG
- a CDS encoding XdhC family protein has protein sequence MEAYDILLAVERYAGARVLATVIHVEGHAYRKQGTLMLLMADGRTLGSISPGCLEGDLAAYVPGVWDSQKPQMVEYDMRPADDFGWGETIGCGGLIRILLEPLSGELLVHLLAIKACLDRGEAVDLVRSYTDGYTAISYSLEGRTGAAGSTSDTAKTIQASEVENLGELWETKKMALFASREAAGFTTRTPFAPKPRVIVFGANLDAIPLVQMAASSGFRVVVADWRAAFCNAERFPGVETVVAFPEALVAELQLNERDYVIIMSHQFEKDTAFFQGVMAYNLHYLGIMGSKERTANMLQGYECPPWLHAPIGLNIGSEGAYENAISIVAELIAIKRGKQGTAVWKSPLGHGREVIRDVIPHPRSLPVYPK, from the coding sequence ATGGAGGCCTATGACATTTTGCTGGCGGTAGAGCGTTATGCGGGGGCGCGTGTTTTGGCGACTGTGATTCATGTGGAAGGCCACGCTTATCGCAAGCAAGGAACCCTCATGCTGCTGATGGCGGATGGTCGTACGTTGGGGAGTATTTCGCCTGGCTGTTTGGAAGGTGATTTGGCGGCGTATGTACCTGGGGTCTGGGACTCGCAAAAACCACAAATGGTCGAATACGACATGCGGCCAGCCGATGACTTCGGTTGGGGAGAGACGATTGGGTGCGGCGGATTAATTCGCATTCTGTTGGAGCCGCTGTCTGGCGAGCTTTTGGTGCATCTCCTGGCGATAAAAGCGTGCCTAGATCGCGGAGAAGCGGTGGACCTCGTTCGCAGCTATACGGACGGGTATACGGCGATTTCGTATTCGCTTGAGGGGAGAACGGGGGCGGCAGGGAGTACAAGTGACACAGCAAAGACAATTCAGGCAAGTGAGGTAGAGAACCTAGGGGAGTTGTGGGAGACAAAGAAGATGGCTTTGTTTGCTTCGCGTGAAGCGGCTGGCTTTACGACGAGAACGCCGTTTGCTCCTAAGCCTAGGGTGATCGTCTTCGGGGCCAATCTGGATGCCATCCCGCTTGTGCAAATGGCTGCAAGCAGCGGATTCCGCGTTGTTGTCGCGGATTGGCGAGCGGCGTTCTGCAATGCTGAACGTTTTCCAGGCGTTGAAACTGTCGTGGCTTTTCCAGAGGCGTTGGTTGCAGAGCTTCAGTTGAACGAACGTGACTATGTCATTATCATGAGTCACCAATTCGAGAAGGATACCGCCTTTTTCCAAGGGGTTATGGCATATAATCTGCATTACCTCGGTATCATGGGTTCCAAAGAACGGACCGCCAACATGCTGCAAGGCTATGAATGCCCCCCGTGGCTCCATGCGCCGATCGGGCTGAACATTGGCTCGGAAGGCGCTTATGAGAATGCGATTAGCATTGTCGCTGAGTTAATCGCGATCAAGCGCGGGAAGCAGGGGACGGCTGTGTGGAAGTCGCCACTGGGGCATGGGCGGGAAGTGATAAGGGATGTGATACCACACCCCAGGAGTCTCCCTGTTTACCCGAAGTGA
- a CDS encoding pyridoxal-phosphate-dependent aminotransferase family protein: MKTYKDLSPSLRTIMTPGPVEVDPRVLRAMSYPILGQFDPEFTELMNETMDMLRDVFQTSNQWAFPIDGTSRSGIEAVLVSIIEPGDKVLVPIYGRFGHLLVEIAERCGAAVVTLEKAWGTVFDPEEISAAIGREKPAIVAMVHGETSTGCVQPFDGIGEECRRVDALLVVDAVATIGGVPVRTDEWLLDAVIGGTQKCLSVPSGMSPITYNARVEAKVLRRKTIERGLRDIDAAVPTVRPVASNYFDLGQLQDYWSPKRLNHHTEATTMLYALREGLRIVLQEGLEARFQRHKKHEAALVAGLQAMGLTLYGDPTCKLAVVTCIRIPAGVDGEAVRAMLLGSFGIEIASSFGPLKGQIWRIGTMGFSCNQKNVLHVLGALEATLHWHGVDISTGKALQAALAVYAGEATPC, encoded by the coding sequence ATGAAAACCTATAAAGATTTGTCGCCTTCACTTCGAACGATCATGACACCAGGGCCTGTTGAAGTCGACCCGAGGGTGCTGCGCGCGATGTCTTACCCCATTCTGGGTCAGTTTGATCCAGAATTCACAGAGCTAATGAATGAAACGATGGATATGCTGCGCGACGTATTCCAAACGAGCAATCAGTGGGCGTTTCCGATTGATGGCACGTCCCGTTCAGGGATCGAAGCGGTATTGGTGAGCATCATTGAGCCTGGGGATAAGGTGCTCGTTCCGATATATGGACGGTTCGGACATTTGTTAGTCGAAATTGCAGAACGATGCGGTGCGGCCGTGGTCACGCTGGAGAAGGCGTGGGGCACGGTCTTCGACCCTGAGGAAATAAGTGCAGCGATCGGGCGCGAAAAGCCTGCCATCGTCGCGATGGTGCACGGTGAAACATCGACAGGCTGTGTACAGCCGTTCGATGGCATCGGCGAGGAGTGCCGGCGTGTGGATGCTCTGCTCGTGGTGGATGCAGTGGCGACCATCGGCGGTGTGCCTGTTAGGACAGACGAATGGTTGTTAGATGCGGTCATTGGCGGCACGCAAAAATGCCTATCCGTTCCATCGGGCATGTCGCCGATTACGTATAACGCGCGTGTCGAGGCAAAGGTGCTCCGGCGCAAAACGATCGAGCGGGGCTTGCGGGATATCGACGCTGCGGTGCCAACCGTTAGACCCGTCGCGAGCAATTACTTCGACCTCGGACAACTGCAGGATTATTGGAGCCCCAAGCGGCTCAACCATCATACCGAAGCGACGACGATGCTGTACGCGCTGCGGGAAGGCTTGCGCATCGTGCTGCAGGAGGGGCTGGAGGCGCGATTTCAGCGGCACAAAAAGCATGAAGCGGCGCTGGTTGCCGGGCTGCAAGCCATGGGCCTGACGCTATACGGCGATCCGACTTGCAAGCTGGCTGTCGTGACTTGTATTCGGATTCCAGCTGGCGTAGATGGAGAGGCTGTTCGTGCAATGCTGCTGGGCAGCTTCGGCATTGAAATTGCCTCCTCCTTCGGTCCGCTGAAGGGACAGATTTGGCGGATTGGCACGATGGGTTTTAGCTGCAATCAGAAAAATGTCCTGCATGTACTGGGTGCACTGGAGGCCACACTTCATTGGCATGGTGTCGATATTTCGACAGGGAAAGCGCTGCAAGCGGCACTAGCTGTCTATGCAGGGGAGGCGACCCCATGCTGA
- a CDS encoding BMP family ABC transporter substrate-binding protein: MRKLMLSVTAVLLVILSACSTSTSTNSTTAPSSSAAPSSTTAASPATEKKLPKVAFVYIGVPGDGGWTYEHDQGRLMMEKELGIKATTVENIPEGPDAERVFEELAQKNDIIFGTSFGYMDAMVAVAQKHPNVKFLHATGYKTAPNLGTYMGREYQSAYLVGMAAGKMTKNNHLGYVGAFPIPEVIYTINAFTLGAQSVNPNIDVSVVWSNTWFDPATEKQAAISLLDKGVDVLAAYQDSPASIQAAAERKVWGIGNDSDMGRFAPDTYISNPKWNWGPYYVKTVKSVMDGTWKSEAYFGNMKEGITDIAPLGKNVPADVKGLVEKKKQEILSGAFEVFQGPIVDQDGKTRFESGKKMTDEEILGTTWFVKGIKGVIPK; the protein is encoded by the coding sequence ATGCGTAAACTCATGCTTTCCGTAACGGCTGTATTACTAGTGATTCTTAGTGCCTGCTCCACGAGCACATCGACGAATTCAACAACGGCGCCAAGCTCAAGTGCGGCGCCTAGTTCGACCACTGCGGCTTCTCCTGCAACAGAGAAAAAGCTGCCGAAAGTAGCCTTTGTTTACATTGGTGTCCCTGGCGATGGCGGCTGGACGTATGAGCACGACCAAGGTCGTCTCATGATGGAGAAAGAATTAGGCATTAAAGCAACCACAGTCGAAAATATCCCAGAAGGCCCTGATGCTGAGCGCGTGTTTGAGGAGCTGGCTCAGAAGAACGATATTATTTTCGGAACCTCCTTCGGATATATGGACGCTATGGTTGCGGTCGCGCAGAAACATCCCAATGTGAAATTCCTGCATGCCACAGGCTACAAAACAGCCCCAAACTTAGGCACGTACATGGGTCGTGAATACCAAAGCGCCTACCTCGTTGGGATGGCTGCAGGCAAAATGACGAAAAACAATCACCTCGGCTACGTCGGTGCATTTCCTATTCCAGAAGTCATTTATACCATTAATGCGTTTACCCTCGGTGCCCAAAGTGTAAATCCGAACATCGACGTATCGGTGGTGTGGAGTAATACCTGGTTCGATCCTGCAACAGAGAAGCAAGCGGCGATTTCCCTTTTAGATAAAGGAGTAGACGTATTGGCGGCTTATCAGGATTCACCAGCAAGCATTCAAGCAGCTGCCGAGCGGAAAGTATGGGGGATCGGCAACGATTCTGACATGGGTCGATTTGCGCCAGACACCTACATATCCAATCCAAAATGGAACTGGGGCCCGTATTACGTGAAAACGGTGAAGAGTGTGATGGACGGCACTTGGAAATCCGAAGCGTACTTCGGCAACATGAAAGAAGGTATCACAGACATTGCGCCTCTTGGAAAGAATGTACCTGCGGATGTGAAGGGGCTTGTAGAGAAGAAAAAGCAAGAGATTCTGAGCGGCGCGTTTGAGGTATTCCAAGGGCCAATTGTGGATCAAGATGGCAAGACTCGGTTTGAATCGGGTAAAAAGATGACAGATGAGGAAATCCTCGGAACAACCTGGTTTGTTAAGGGCATTAAAGGTGTCATTCCCAAATAA
- a CDS encoding nucleotidyltransferase family protein, producing MKLVGVYLAAGSSRRMGRAKQSLQMAEGVSLGGMALLQALHSELACVVVVVRESDDLAWLPDEARSAIGTGRCRVAVCKDASLGMAHSLRAGIEVAESLLADGALVMLADQPFVQSAMIGALIASYRGEAGCDFVASGDQGMPKPPAILGRSMWPAVMRLEGDAGARALFHMPAYWGQIEEAADALMFIDMDTQGQYEEALRIYKNLLALGKVT from the coding sequence ATGAAGCTTGTGGGGGTTTACTTGGCAGCGGGGAGCAGCCGTCGGATGGGCAGAGCGAAGCAATCGCTTCAGATGGCAGAGGGCGTAAGCCTCGGAGGGATGGCACTGCTGCAAGCGCTGCATTCCGAGCTGGCTTGCGTAGTCGTAGTCGTACGCGAAAGCGATGATCTGGCATGGCTGCCAGATGAGGCGAGGAGCGCAATCGGTACTGGCCGATGCCGAGTGGCCGTGTGTAAGGATGCCAGCCTTGGCATGGCTCATTCGCTTCGCGCAGGCATTGAGGTGGCAGAGAGCCTGCTGGCGGATGGCGCATTGGTCATGCTGGCGGATCAGCCTTTCGTGCAGAGCGCCATGATAGGAGCGCTGATAGCAAGTTACCGAGGCGAAGCGGGCTGCGATTTTGTTGCGAGCGGGGATCAAGGGATGCCGAAGCCGCCTGCTATTTTGGGACGCAGCATGTGGCCGGCCGTCATGCGCTTGGAAGGTGATGCTGGCGCGCGAGCTTTGTTCCATATGCCAGCTTATTGGGGGCAGATAGAAGAAGCTGCGGATGCACTGATGTTCATAGATATGGATACGCAGGGGCAATATGAAGAGGCATTGAGGATATATAAGAATTTATTAGCGTTAGGTAAAGTGACATAA
- the pucD gene encoding xanthine dehydrogenase subunit D yields the protein MLLNRNTYASKWIVRPDGKEKVTGELRYLTDLTAPGMLHGKVLRSQYPHAWILSIDTVKAKQLPGVRAVLTAADVPGLNLFGIAFPHQPVLCADRVRYIGDAVACVAADTEDIAEYALSLIKVVYEPLPVVDNPETALDPTTIKLHPDGNLLHRTSLQHGDMTGVFEGCAHVVEETYFTPRQMHTYMETEGGLFIPGVDGRLTVYSPTQHGYKDRFQLARILGVPDERIRVVSSPIGGSFGGKDELNVQPFGALLALTTKQPVKMHNSRRESVIAGIKRHPMRLTMKTGVDDQGKLIAHQVRILADTGAYATLGCEVLNFATEHAIGPYRIPHVDVEGTSVYTNNGVSGEFRGFGGNQVIFAVESQIERLAEKLGMGAWELRRRNLREPDDPGPMGQPIVATEGAAQVWARAQASPLWAKRAAYARQPAAAPEPWLRRGVGAALVMHGAGLGLGIPDHSGGRIELTPEGKIQASFGFEEFGQGLYAALTLMLQDSFGCAADDIRIVIGDTDRVPSSGSSTASRATTMMWRALQRLKPAFVLALLEQASQLCGIPAAELVTGAGGLLHKDDATGKPVVTYAEAAAAAEKPIIAQTAFDYPTTPQGQVGAHYLYTYAAAIAEVEVNMLTGRIKVLATDHVIAAGPVINPMGFLGQIEGGSVMALGFTLTEDAVMNESRYLRHNLDTYVVPTFRDSPLSIQVDAIEELPEGDTFGPRGVGEIGSVGLAPAITAAVRQATGIWVSQLPISPQDIVQSIDWLEGVEASD from the coding sequence ATGCTTCTCAACCGTAATACGTACGCGTCCAAGTGGATCGTTCGTCCTGACGGCAAAGAGAAAGTGACCGGCGAGCTCCGCTATCTCACGGACTTAACCGCGCCAGGTATGCTGCATGGCAAGGTGCTGCGAAGTCAATATCCGCATGCGTGGATCTTATCGATCGACACCGTGAAAGCCAAGCAGTTGCCAGGTGTGCGTGCGGTTCTAACCGCTGCGGATGTGCCAGGCTTGAACTTATTCGGCATCGCGTTCCCGCATCAACCTGTGCTATGCGCGGATCGCGTTCGCTACATCGGTGATGCCGTCGCTTGTGTGGCGGCAGATACCGAGGACATTGCAGAGTATGCGCTAAGCCTTATCAAGGTGGTGTATGAGCCGCTCCCTGTTGTCGATAACCCAGAAACGGCGCTCGATCCAACTACGATCAAGCTGCATCCTGATGGCAATTTATTGCATCGAACATCGCTGCAGCATGGGGATATGACAGGAGTGTTCGAGGGCTGCGCACACGTTGTAGAGGAGACGTATTTTACGCCTCGGCAGATGCACACCTATATGGAGACGGAAGGCGGTCTCTTCATCCCAGGGGTTGACGGACGACTGACTGTCTACTCGCCAACGCAGCACGGCTACAAGGATCGCTTCCAATTAGCTCGAATTCTGGGCGTTCCCGATGAGCGAATCCGTGTCGTATCGAGTCCAATTGGCGGTTCGTTCGGGGGGAAGGATGAGTTGAATGTGCAGCCTTTTGGCGCATTACTAGCCCTAACAACTAAGCAGCCGGTCAAAATGCACAACTCCCGCAGGGAATCGGTCATAGCGGGTATCAAGCGCCACCCGATGCGGCTAACGATGAAAACGGGCGTGGACGATCAAGGCAAGCTTATCGCCCACCAAGTTCGTATTCTCGCCGATACCGGGGCGTACGCCACCTTAGGCTGCGAGGTGTTGAATTTCGCTACGGAGCATGCGATCGGCCCCTACCGCATTCCGCACGTGGATGTGGAAGGGACGAGCGTCTACACCAACAACGGTGTTTCTGGTGAGTTTCGGGGCTTTGGCGGCAATCAGGTGATTTTTGCCGTGGAGAGCCAGATCGAGCGCCTCGCCGAGAAGCTCGGCATGGGCGCGTGGGAGCTGCGCAGGCGCAACCTGCGCGAGCCCGACGATCCTGGCCCGATGGGCCAGCCCATCGTCGCAACCGAAGGCGCCGCGCAAGTTTGGGCGCGGGCGCAGGCTTCGCCGCTCTGGGCGAAGCGCGCCGCCTACGCGCGCCAGCCCGCGGCTGCGCCAGAGCCGTGGCTGCGCCGAGGCGTCGGCGCTGCGCTGGTGATGCACGGTGCCGGGCTCGGCCTCGGCATCCCCGATCATTCCGGCGGCCGCATCGAGCTGACGCCGGAGGGCAAGATCCAGGCCTCCTTCGGCTTCGAGGAGTTCGGCCAAGGGCTTTATGCAGCACTCACGTTGATGCTGCAGGACAGCTTCGGCTGCGCCGCCGATGACATTCGCATCGTCATCGGCGATACCGACCGCGTGCCGAGCAGCGGGTCGAGCACAGCCTCCCGCGCCACCACGATGATGTGGCGCGCGCTCCAGCGGCTGAAGCCAGCCTTCGTGCTGGCGCTGCTGGAGCAGGCTTCGCAGCTCTGCGGCATCCCAGCCGCTGAGCTGGTCACCGGCGCAGGCGGGCTGCTTCACAAGGATGATGCGACTGGGAAGCCGGTGGTGACGTATGCGGAGGCCGCTGCGGCGGCAGAGAAGCCGATCATTGCGCAGACGGCGTTCGACTATCCGACGACCCCGCAAGGGCAGGTCGGAGCGCACTATTTGTACACCTACGCAGCGGCTATCGCAGAGGTGGAGGTTAACATGCTGACGGGCAGGATCAAGGTGCTGGCAACGGATCATGTCATCGCAGCAGGGCCTGTCATTAATCCGATGGGCTTCCTTGGACAAATTGAAGGTGGAAGTGTTATGGCTTTGGGTTTCACCTTAACCGAGGATGCGGTGATGAACGAGAGCCGTTACCTACGGCATAACCTGGATACGTATGTGGTTCCCACTTTCCGGGATAGTCCGCTCAGCATTCAGGTAGACGCCATTGAAGAGCTGCCGGAAGGAGACACCTTCGGTCCTCGCGGCGTCGGCGAAATCGGCTCCGTCGGACTCGCGCCTGCGATTACCGCAGCCGTACGGCAAGCGACAGGCATTTGGGTAAGTCAATTGCCTATATCACCACAAGACATCGTGCAATCCATCGATTGGTTAGAAGGGGTGGAGGCCAGTGATTAA